One genomic window of Amyelois transitella isolate CPQ chromosome 8, ilAmyTran1.1, whole genome shotgun sequence includes the following:
- the LOC106135717 gene encoding THAP domain-containing protein 1: MTKGVTTGILSREAYELIKTLPNLIMSYNQIYKTKEHVDHIENKTKPTPIAMVAPEVKQSAEVDTEITKTCAVLGCEASKNMGAESFFRFPEEPNLKQIWTDLTGRNNWTPTDYSYICIQHFSIDCFTCDADNQMILIDKAVPSLKLPRHVLEVEYIDEDTFDNDEDEEMETDYEDDDHKPVTNGHTHDKPNNSDAYTEQKTKDVTENDIELLKLFTEVQRMQRQAVSLKDKLKHNMRIHSRQSRVLRRLEEVIEKKRKVLNAKRKKRSRILLSLQDKIDEDTSGLVLAMPVKQTEDFKNFALSIYKYSPQAYIYIRNTLRTLLPSTDVLDTWLGSGHQPKTAISNSNMIKVMAEQTDTELSCKIKIG; the protein is encoded by the exons ATGACAAAAGGGGTTACCACTGGCATTTTGTCCAGAGAAGCCTACGAATTGATTAAAAC gTTACCAAATCTAATCATGAGTTATAATCAAATCTATAAAACTAAGGAGCATGTCGATCATATTGAGAATAAAACAAAGCCTACTCCTATtg CAATGGTTGCACCAGAGGTAAAACAGAGTGCCGAAGTTGACACGGAAATCACTAAGACGTGTGCGGTGCTGGGATGTGAGGCCTCTAAGAATATGGGAGCGGAATCATTTTTCAG GTTCCCAGAGGAGCCCAACCTCAAACAGATATGGACAGACCTCACTGGGCGGAACAACTGGACTCCCACAGACTACTCGTatatttgtatacaacatttctCCATAGACTGCTTCACGTGTGATGCTGATAATCAAATGATCTTGATAGATAAGGCTGTCCCGTCTTTGAAACTGCCCAGGCATGTGTTGGAG gTTGAGTACATAGACGAAGACACATTTGACAATGATGAAGACGAAGAAATGGAGACTGACTACGAAGATGATGACCACAAACCGGTGACCAACGGTCACACACATGATAAACCAAATAATTCTGACGCGTATACAGAACAAAAAACTAAAGATGTGACTGAAAATGATATAGAGCTACTGAAATTGTTCACTGAAGTTCAGAGGATGCAACGCCAGGCGGTTAGTTTGAAAGATAAGCTCAAACACAATATGAGAATTCACAGCAGACAGAGTAGAGTTCTGAGAAGATTGGAGGAGGTTATAGAGAAAAAGAGGAAGGTTTTGAACgcgaaaagaaaaaaaagatcgAGGATATTATTGTCTTTGCAGGACAAGATTGATGAGGACACAAGTGGTTTAGTTTTGGCCATGCCCGTGAAGCAAACGGAAGATTTTAAGAATTTCGCTTTAAGTATTTACAAGTATTCTCCACAGgcttatatctatataaggAATACTTTAAGGACGTTGCTTCCGAGTACTGATGTCTTGGACACGTGGCTGGGGAGCGGGCATCAGCCTAAAACGGCGATCAGTAATAGCAATATGATAAAAGTTATGGCCGAACAAACTGATACGGAGTTGTCATGTAAAATTAAGATAGGTTAG